A genomic segment from Pelobates fuscus isolate aPelFus1 chromosome 7, aPelFus1.pri, whole genome shotgun sequence encodes:
- the LOC134568472 gene encoding oocyte zinc finger protein XlCOF7.1-like — protein MERSFNIKTKDSNSPNSSNLSESYMSTKDIVNINSNSFACIECGKYFVAKADLVSHQRVHTGGKPFLCSECGKCFSQHSGLVTHQKTHTGEKTLSCTECGKCFFIKATLVAHLRTHTGLKPFSCFECGKCFVTKGELVRHQITHTGEKPFYCSECGKCFGLYTNLVRHQRTHTKEKPFSCSHCGKCFDTEKRLVTHRRTHKGLKPFSCSECGKCFVRKEELVRHWRTHTGEKPFSCSECGKCFFSKGELVRHRRTHTGEKLFSCSECLKCFNWHSYLVKHYRIHTGEKHFSCTECGKMFITKPELESHQRTHTGVKPFSCSACGKCFDTKTRLVRHESTHTGVKPFSCSECGKCFSLNTNLIRHQRTHTGAKPFACSECGKCYRFQSNLVTHQRSHTGEKPFSCIECGKMFVTKAELVSHQRTHTGEKPFSCSECGKCFNHRSHLVTHQRTHTGEKPFSCTECGKCFSLNANLVRHQRTHTGEKPFACSECGKCYRFQSNLVTHQRTHTGEKAF, from the coding sequence ATGGAGAGATCTTTTAATATAAAGACCAAGGATTCCAACTCTCCAAACTCAAGCAATCTCTCAGAATCCTATATGTCTACAAAGGATATAGTAAACATAAACTCAAATTCTTTTGCATGTATTGAATGTGGTAAATATTTTGTCGCTAAAGCAGACCTTGTTTCACATCAGAGAGTGCACACAGGGGGGAAACCTTTcttatgttctgaatgtgggaaatgtttcagtCAGCACTCAGGTCTTGTCACACATCAaaaaactcacacaggagagaaaactTTGTCATgtactgaatgtgggaaatgttttttcATTAAAGCAACACTTGTTGCACAtctgagaactcacacaggattaaaaccattctcatgttttgaatgtgggaaatgttttgtcaCTAAGGGAGAGCTTGTTAGACACCAGATAACCCACactggagagaaaccattctactgttcagaatgtgggaaatgttttggccTGTACACAAACCTTGTTcgccatcagagaactcacaccaaagagaaacctttctcatgctcTCACTGTGGTAAGTGTTTTGACACTGAAAAACGTCTTGTTACACATCGGAGAACTCACAAAGGAttaaaaccattctcatgttctgaatgtgggaaatgttttgtccGTAAAGAAGAGCTTGTAAGACATTGGAGAACTCACactggagagaaacctttctcctgttctgaatgtggTAAATGTTTCTTTAGTAAAGGAGAGCTTGTTAGACATCGGAGAACTCACACTGGAGAGAAACTGTTCTCCTGTTCAGAATGTTTGAAATGCTTTAATTGGCACTCATATCTTGTTAAACATTACAGAATCCATACAGGAGAGAAACATTTCTCATGTACTGAATGTGGGAAAATGTTTATCACTAAACCAGAGCTTGAATCacatcagagaacacacacaggagtAAAACCATTCTCATGCTCTGCATGTGGTAAGTGTTTTGACACTAAAACACGCCTTGTTCGCCATGAGAGTACTCACACAGGAGTGAAACCTTTTTCAtgctctgaatgtggaaaatgttttagtctGAACACAAACCTTATTcgccatcagagaactcacacaggagcgaAACCCTTTGCatgctctgaatgtgggaaatgttatcGCTTTCAGTCAAATCTTGTTACTCATCAGAGATCTCATACCGgcgagaaacctttctcatgtattGAATGTGGGAAAATGTTTGTTACTAAAGCAGAGCTTGTTTCacatcagagaacacacacaggagagaaaccgttctcgtgctctgaatgtgggaaatgttttaaccATCGCTCACATCTTGttacacatcagagaactcacacaggtgagaaacctttctcatgcactgaatgtggaaaatgttttagtctGAATGCAAACCTTGTTCGCCATCAGAGAACtcatacaggagagaaaccatttgcatgctctgaatgtgggaaatgttatcGCTTTCAGTCAAATCTTGttacacatcagagaactcacacaggagagaaagctTTCTAA